Proteins from a genomic interval of Choristoneura fumiferana chromosome 12, NRCan_CFum_1, whole genome shotgun sequence:
- the LOC141433260 gene encoding very long chain fatty acid elongase 7-like isoform X1, which yields MDTGYEAIMENVYPSKETDIIQRWSLSETSIGLGIVLAMYLLLVLKILPNYMKDRQPYDLKSILTKYNAFQVVSSVYVVYLYARYIVRYGIITTRCPKGEDLQGVITEIYPYFIAKHLDLLDTIFFVLRKKDSQVTFLHLYHHTAMVSWTWLHLMYHPTDHFVVVGLLNSFVHVLMYAYYGIASMGPEYQKYVWWKKHLTKVQLVQFVLVVSHLHYQQKLTPCPLPSFFHYFCVISIGSFFFLFLKFYFQSYSAKRTDSNKDRVDGVRKCECNIKRD from the exons atgGACACGGGATATGAAGCTATAATGGAGAATGTTTATCCGTCTAAAGAAACTG ACATAATTCAAAGATGGTCTCTGTCAGAAACTTCAATAGGCCTTGGAATAGTACTAgctatgtacctattattagtTTTGAAAATACTGCCAAACTACATGAAGGATCGACAGCCTTACGATTTGAAGAGTATTCTTACTAAATATAACGCCTTTCAAGTCGTGTCTTCTGTGTATGTTGTATATCTG TACGCGCGATACATTGTAAGATATGGTATCATAACTACAAGATGTCCAAAAGGGGAAGACTTACAAGga GTAATTACAGAAATTTATCCCTACTTTATTGCCAAACATTTGGATCTCCTGGACACAATTTTCTTCGTACTCCGAAAGAAAGACAGTCAAGTAACCTTTCTCCATCTTTACCATCATACCGCCATGGTATCTTGGACTTGGCTGCATCTGATGTACCACCCTACAGACCATTTCGTCGTAGTTGGGTTGTTGAACAGCTTCGTGCACGTGCTGATGTATGCTTATTATGGGATTGCCTCAATGGGCCCTGAataccaaaaatatgtatggtgGAAGAAACATTTGACAAAAGTTCAACTG GTACAATTCGTGCTAGTGGTATCCCACCTTCACTACCAACAGAAACTGACGCCCTGCCCGCTTCCCTCGTTCTTTCACTACTTTTGCGTGATCAGCATTGGCTCCTTCTTCTTTTTGTTTCTCAAGTTCTACTTCCAAAGCTACTCTGCCAAGAGAACTGATAGTAACAAAGATAGAGTCGATGGAGTGAGGAAATGTGAATGTAATATTAAACGTGATTAA
- the LOC141433260 gene encoding very long chain fatty acid elongase 7-like isoform X2, giving the protein MYLDIIQRWSLSETSIGLGIVLAMYLLLVLKILPNYMKDRQPYDLKSILTKYNAFQVVSSVYVVYLYARYIVRYGIITTRCPKGEDLQGVITEIYPYFIAKHLDLLDTIFFVLRKKDSQVTFLHLYHHTAMVSWTWLHLMYHPTDHFVVVGLLNSFVHVLMYAYYGIASMGPEYQKYVWWKKHLTKVQLVQFVLVVSHLHYQQKLTPCPLPSFFHYFCVISIGSFFFLFLKFYFQSYSAKRTDSNKDRVDGVRKCECNIKRD; this is encoded by the exons ACATAATTCAAAGATGGTCTCTGTCAGAAACTTCAATAGGCCTTGGAATAGTACTAgctatgtacctattattagtTTTGAAAATACTGCCAAACTACATGAAGGATCGACAGCCTTACGATTTGAAGAGTATTCTTACTAAATATAACGCCTTTCAAGTCGTGTCTTCTGTGTATGTTGTATATCTG TACGCGCGATACATTGTAAGATATGGTATCATAACTACAAGATGTCCAAAAGGGGAAGACTTACAAGga GTAATTACAGAAATTTATCCCTACTTTATTGCCAAACATTTGGATCTCCTGGACACAATTTTCTTCGTACTCCGAAAGAAAGACAGTCAAGTAACCTTTCTCCATCTTTACCATCATACCGCCATGGTATCTTGGACTTGGCTGCATCTGATGTACCACCCTACAGACCATTTCGTCGTAGTTGGGTTGTTGAACAGCTTCGTGCACGTGCTGATGTATGCTTATTATGGGATTGCCTCAATGGGCCCTGAataccaaaaatatgtatggtgGAAGAAACATTTGACAAAAGTTCAACTG GTACAATTCGTGCTAGTGGTATCCCACCTTCACTACCAACAGAAACTGACGCCCTGCCCGCTTCCCTCGTTCTTTCACTACTTTTGCGTGATCAGCATTGGCTCCTTCTTCTTTTTGTTTCTCAAGTTCTACTTCCAAAGCTACTCTGCCAAGAGAACTGATAGTAACAAAGATAGAGTCGATGGAGTGAGGAAATGTGAATGTAATATTAAACGTGATTAA